Proteins encoded within one genomic window of Stigmatopora argus isolate UIUO_Sarg chromosome 21, RoL_Sarg_1.0, whole genome shotgun sequence:
- the srd5a1 gene encoding 3-oxo-5-alpha-steroid 4-dehydrogenase 1 — protein sequence MDSILSALFSSPEEEQHVLDWMAYSMLLMAAYTFISLLFVNVPYGRYSSSAYGFPVNAKLAWFVQELPAFLLPVCLLVWASSARSSHLANQMLIAMFICHYAQRSLIYPFLIRGGKPTPFLSFFLAFVFCLYNGFMQIRYLSHYAEYPADWATHPFFVAGCVLWLFGWLTNLHSDHILRNLRGPGETGYKIPRGGMFKYVSGANFFGEITEWVGFALAGQSVHSAAFAVFTVVVLSSRAFAHHKWYLAKFEDYPKDRKAFIPFLI from the exons ATGGATAGTATTCTTTCGGCTTTGTTTTCTTCTCCAGAGGAAGAGCAGCACGTTTTGGATTGGATGGCTTACAGCATGCTTTTAATGGCAGCTTATACGTTTATTTCTTTACTGTTTGTGAATGTACCGTACGGACGGTATAGTTCGAGTGCATACGGTTTCCCGGTGAACGCCAAGCTGGCCTGGTTTGTCCAGGAGCTGCCAGCCTTCCTGCTGCCCGTCTGCCTGCTAGTTTGGGCATCATCAGCGAGGAGCTCGCATCTTGCCAATCAAATGCTCATTGCAATGTTTATCTGCCATTATGCGCAGAG ATCACTTATTTATCCATTTTTAATCCGTGGGGGTAAACCAACACCATTCCTGTCCTTTTTCCTggcttttgttttctgcttgtaCAATGGCTTTATGCAGATCAGATATCTGAGCCACTATGCCGAGTATCCTGCCGATTGGGCGACGCATCCGTTTTTCGTTGCAG GTTGCGTGTTGTGGCTGTTTGGCTGGTTGACCAATTTGCACTCCGACCACATCCTAAGGAACTTGAGGGGTCCCGGAGAGACCGGATATAAGATCCCCAGAG GTGGCATGTTCAAGTACGTATCTGGAGCCAACTTCTTCGGGGAGATAACGGAGTGGGTGGGCTTCGCGCTGGCGGGCCAATCTGTTCACAGCGCAGCTTTCGCCGTCTTCACCGTTGTGGTCCTTAGCAGCAGGGCTTTCGCGCACCACAA ATGGTACCTGGCTAAATTTGAAGACTACCCCAAAGACAGGAAGGCATTTATCccttttttgatttaa